From Solanum lycopersicum chromosome 8, SLM_r2.1, the proteins below share one genomic window:
- the LOC101256901 gene encoding zinc finger protein VAR3, chloroplastic isoform X2, whose product MLKMIFASSNKIIQNSSISISISISNFHTKNSAIQFVLEEGKTLQSQQTTKQNEEVEFSRKPNSGIQTPQLWPEWVNLMDKLLKMGCFDGFGNPFGNAQWDANLIRTACLNFARHRFDLIRYLSPQDIEVLASCGCPSMDRKVVNSGKRLRLLFGIEEGNVCSFCILRGSCERAYAVPHKDQGGRTVDVMRLLLTYGLNPITGAVENKPSLNKRVEESARKLLKEIVNFSSEELFCETKKSTNPWNPSVQRDHEEGQINALRKHGDWVCPECNFLNFSRNAKCLRCNGLNHERLNKLRQEQDHLPLKKGDWICSKCHFMNFAKNTRCLQCTEKPPKRHLNPGEWECESCNYINFKRNTVCLKCDHRRPKASSCAGSSCGSANQSRTISRTRPYFGELNEETDEEWQLIESEREDRLSSMPENEVVDFPVLGGNSELSRDAKKQERWKTGNKRENGDELNKKYFQNSGNEEMDEWFGHKNV is encoded by the exons ATGTTGAAGATGATATTCGCATCATCAaacaaaattattcaaaactCTTCCATTTCGATTTCCATATCCATATCCAATTTCCATACCAAAAACTCAGCAATCCAGTTCGTTCTTGAAGAAGGTAAAACGCTTCAATCTCAACAAACCACTAAGCAGAACGAAGAAGTTGAGTTTAGCAGAAAACCTAATTCTGGAATTCAGACTCCTCAACTTTGGCCTGAATGGGTGAACTTGATGGACAAGTTGTTAAAAATGGGATGTTTTGATGGATTCGGAAACCCTTTTGGAAATGCTCAATGGGATGCAAACCTAATTAGAACTGCTTGTTTGAATTTTGCTCGACACCGATTTGATCTCATAAG ATATTTGTCCCCGCAAGATATTGAGGTGCTTGCAAGTTGTGGCTGTCCAAGCATGGATAGAAAAGTTGTCAACTCTGGAAAGCGTCTTAGACTATTGTTCGGCATCGAGGAAGGAAAT GTCTGCAGCTTCTGCATATTGAGGGGAAGTTGTGAGAGGGCTTATGCCGTACCACATAAAGATCAAGGTGGTCGAACTGTTGATGTTATGCGTCTACTATTGACTTATGGACTCAATCCAATTACTGGTGCTGTGGAGAATAAACCATCCTTGAACAAAAGAGTTGAAGAATCAGCAAGAAAGCTGTTGAAAGAAATTGTGAATTTCAGTTCTGAGGAACTCTTTTGTGAAACAAAGAAATCCACAAACCCTTGGAATCCATCTGTACAACGTGATCATGAAGAAGGTCAGATCAATGCTCTCAGGAAACATGGTGATTGGGTTTGTCCCGA ATGCAACTTCTTAAATTTTTCTAGAAATGCTAAGTGCTTACGGTGCAATGGCTTGAATCACGAAAGACTTAACAAGTTAAGACAGGAGCAGGATCATCTTCCATTAAAGAAAGGCGACTGGATTTGCTCCAA ATGCCATTTTATGAACTTCGCAAAGAATACAAGGTGCTTGCAGTGTACAGAAAAGCCACCTAAACGGCACCTTAATCCTGGAGAGTGGGAGTGTGAATC GTGCAACTACatcaatttcaaaagaaacacAGTGTGCTTGAAATGTGATCACAGACGACCAAAAGCATCTAGCTGTGCAGGTTCTTCCTGTGGATCTGCAAATCAAAGTAGAACCATTAGTCGAACACGGCCTTATTTTGGTGAACTGAATGAAGAAACAGATGAGGAATGGCAATTGATTGAGAGTGAGCGTGAAGATCGTTTGAGCTCAATGCCAGAGAATGAGGTTGTTGATTTTCCTGTTTTAGGGGGGAATAGTGAATTGTCTCGAGATGCAAAGAAGCAAGAAAGGTGGAAGACtggaaataaaagagaaaatggtGATGAATTGAATAAGAAGTATTTTCAAAATAGTGGCAATGAGGAAATGGATGAGTGGTTTGGGCATAAAAATGTGTGA
- the LOC101256901 gene encoding zinc finger protein VAR3, chloroplastic isoform X1 gives MLKMIFASSNKIIQNSSISISISISNFHTKNSAIQFVLEEGKTLQSQQTTKQNEEVEFSRKPNSGIQTPQLWPEWVNLMDKLLKMGCFDGFGNPFGNAQWDANLIRTACLNFARHRFDLIRAMVTDICPRKILRCLQVVAVQAWIEKLSTLESVLDYCSASRKEIFCILRGSCERAYAVPHKDQGGRTVDVMRLLLTYGLNPITGAVENKPSLNKRVEESARKLLKEIVNFSSEELFCETKKSTNPWNPSVQRDHEEGQINALRKHGDWVCPECNFLNFSRNAKCLRCNGLNHERLNKLRQEQDHLPLKKGDWICSKCHFMNFAKNTRCLQCTEKPPKRHLNPGEWECESCNYINFKRNTVCLKCDHRRPKASSCAGSSCGSANQSRTISRTRPYFGELNEETDEEWQLIESEREDRLSSMPENEVVDFPVLGGNSELSRDAKKQERWKTGNKRENGDELNKKYFQNSGNEEMDEWFGHKNV, from the exons ATGTTGAAGATGATATTCGCATCATCAaacaaaattattcaaaactCTTCCATTTCGATTTCCATATCCATATCCAATTTCCATACCAAAAACTCAGCAATCCAGTTCGTTCTTGAAGAAGGTAAAACGCTTCAATCTCAACAAACCACTAAGCAGAACGAAGAAGTTGAGTTTAGCAGAAAACCTAATTCTGGAATTCAGACTCCTCAACTTTGGCCTGAATGGGTGAACTTGATGGACAAGTTGTTAAAAATGGGATGTTTTGATGGATTCGGAAACCCTTTTGGAAATGCTCAATGGGATGCAAACCTAATTAGAACTGCTTGTTTGAATTTTGCTCGACACCGATTTGATCTCATAAG GGCCATGGTAACAGATATTTGTCCCCGCAAGATATTGAGGTGCTTGCAAGTTGTGGCTGTCCAAGCATGGATAGAAAAGTTGTCAACTCTGGAAAGCGTCTTAGACTATTGTTCGGCATCGAGGAAGGAAAT CTTCTGCATATTGAGGGGAAGTTGTGAGAGGGCTTATGCCGTACCACATAAAGATCAAGGTGGTCGAACTGTTGATGTTATGCGTCTACTATTGACTTATGGACTCAATCCAATTACTGGTGCTGTGGAGAATAAACCATCCTTGAACAAAAGAGTTGAAGAATCAGCAAGAAAGCTGTTGAAAGAAATTGTGAATTTCAGTTCTGAGGAACTCTTTTGTGAAACAAAGAAATCCACAAACCCTTGGAATCCATCTGTACAACGTGATCATGAAGAAGGTCAGATCAATGCTCTCAGGAAACATGGTGATTGGGTTTGTCCCGA ATGCAACTTCTTAAATTTTTCTAGAAATGCTAAGTGCTTACGGTGCAATGGCTTGAATCACGAAAGACTTAACAAGTTAAGACAGGAGCAGGATCATCTTCCATTAAAGAAAGGCGACTGGATTTGCTCCAA ATGCCATTTTATGAACTTCGCAAAGAATACAAGGTGCTTGCAGTGTACAGAAAAGCCACCTAAACGGCACCTTAATCCTGGAGAGTGGGAGTGTGAATC GTGCAACTACatcaatttcaaaagaaacacAGTGTGCTTGAAATGTGATCACAGACGACCAAAAGCATCTAGCTGTGCAGGTTCTTCCTGTGGATCTGCAAATCAAAGTAGAACCATTAGTCGAACACGGCCTTATTTTGGTGAACTGAATGAAGAAACAGATGAGGAATGGCAATTGATTGAGAGTGAGCGTGAAGATCGTTTGAGCTCAATGCCAGAGAATGAGGTTGTTGATTTTCCTGTTTTAGGGGGGAATAGTGAATTGTCTCGAGATGCAAAGAAGCAAGAAAGGTGGAAGACtggaaataaaagagaaaatggtGATGAATTGAATAAGAAGTATTTTCAAAATAGTGGCAATGAGGAAATGGATGAGTGGTTTGGGCATAAAAATGTGTGA